AAGCGCGCGCGTTGCGCAAGTCGTTCGGCAGGACGACGGCCCTGGAGGGGGTCTCGCTGTCGATCGGCGAAGGGGAGATCGTCGCGATCACCGGGCCGAGCGGGTCGGGCAAGTCGACGCTGCTGCACTGCCTGGCGGGGATCATCCGTCCGGAGGCCGGCGAGGTGATGTTCGCGGGACGGCGGGTCGACAGTCTCGGTGACGCGGACCGTACCCGGCTGAGAAGGGAGAGCTTCGGGATCGTCTTCCAGCACGGCGAGCTGGTGCCCGAGCTGAGCGCGGTGGAGAACGTGGCCCTGCCGCTGCTGTTCGGCGGGCACGCCCGGCAGGAGTCGCTGCGGAACGCCATGGCGGCGCTGGAGCGGCTCGGCGTCGCCGACTGCGCGGAGCAGGTGCCGGGGGAGCTGTCGGGGGGTCAGCTGCAGCGGGTGGCCGTGGCGCGGGCGCTGGTGACCGGCCCGAAGGTGGTGTTCGCCGACGAGCCGACGGGGGCGCTCGACTCGCTGGCGGGCGAGCAGGTGATGAAGGAGCTGGTCCGCACGGCGGCAGCCGCC
This window of the Nonomuraea africana genome carries:
- a CDS encoding ABC transporter ATP-binding protein, producing MLEARALRKSFGRTTALEGVSLSIGEGEIVAITGPSGSGKSTLLHCLAGIIRPEAGEVMFAGRRVDSLGDADRTRLRRESFGIVFQHGELVPELSAVENVALPLLFGGHARQESLRNAMAALERLGVADCAEQVPGELSGGQLQRVAVARALVTGPKVVFADEPTGALDSLAGEQVMKELVRTAAAAQAALVIVTHDNRVASYADREIALRDGQVAG